A stretch of the Geovibrio thiophilus genome encodes the following:
- a CDS encoding NHL repeat-containing protein has translation MKILLAAVIIFSAITQGHALEFSASLLYKVTSGKQTTPADVVIESSDTAGVYDAFNGSYTVYKNGSAVSSVKKEFLKGGNCFVRNGNYYLFCNSKGHSLDMISSKFEVYSSAKLAVFDPTDVVVSSGYAYVADNDNHRIVKIDLAEAKEAASAGRYGKERLQFWYPYAVAFNQSGQLLVSEVLNTRIQKITKELKFYEFIGGWGINQGQFYRPTGIALHKGVNLFVADGYTGLIQYFDKDGKFAGVLTDASGKKLRFGSVTHIRINGNTLAVVDAFEKTVFIFQLKEKN, from the coding sequence GTGAAAATCTTACTTGCGGCAGTAATAATATTTTCGGCAATAACACAGGGGCACGCGCTGGAGTTCAGCGCGTCCCTTCTGTATAAAGTCACATCCGGAAAACAGACCACTCCGGCTGACGTTGTCATAGAATCATCAGACACAGCCGGAGTATACGATGCTTTTAACGGGAGCTACACTGTTTACAAAAACGGCAGTGCCGTATCTTCCGTGAAAAAAGAATTTCTCAAAGGCGGCAACTGTTTCGTCAGGAACGGCAACTACTATCTTTTCTGCAACAGCAAGGGACACTCTCTGGACATGATCTCCTCAAAGTTTGAGGTCTATTCCTCGGCGAAACTCGCCGTTTTCGACCCGACGGATGTCGTTGTCAGCAGCGGTTACGCTTATGTGGCGGATAATGACAACCACAGAATAGTAAAAATAGACCTTGCGGAGGCAAAGGAAGCGGCAAGCGCAGGCAGATACGGCAAGGAGCGTCTTCAGTTCTGGTATCCCTACGCAGTGGCATTTAATCAGTCCGGTCAGCTTCTGGTCTCGGAAGTCCTGAATACAAGAATACAGAAAATTACAAAGGAACTGAAATTTTACGAATTTATCGGCGGATGGGGAATAAATCAGGGTCAGTTCTACCGCCCCACAGGCATAGCGCTCCACAAGGGCGTTAATCTGTTCGTAGCCGACGGATATACGGGTCTCATACAGTATTTCGATAAAGACGGAAAATTTGCGGGTGTTCTCACCGACGCAAGCGGCAAAAAGCTCAGATTCGGCTCCGTAACCCATATAAGGATTAACGGAAACACGCTTGCCGTGGTGGATGCCTTCGAGAAAACAGTATTCATTTTTCAGTTGAAGGAGAAAAATTGA
- a CDS encoding cytochrome C: protein MSKQRPAFVRYLYCLAGIAFLVYSTYIVFILVMHIWHHAPHGEAHADSLSKEDRLYQEMLEGVDAKNAGLAYKDISQIHKLYDFHKTEAKAVTDSRNLCVSCHGDVPHDKKKEIRAFLNMHAYFMACETCHIKSETPGDHKYVWYDKVTGDEKSSIDTGFFLKDTPYKLMPLNRGGEEPRVFDTKPMIKYVGEFKSKVGEMVPAAKSASLKVIHRPMSTLEDSVKCNECHNPNVNDSYLPLKEIGYTDRRMAQIVGNEVAGMIDRYKEFYIPNFLKPSEEN from the coding sequence ATGAGTAAGCAGAGACCCGCTTTTGTAAGATATTTATACTGCCTTGCAGGCATAGCGTTCCTTGTATACTCCACTTACATAGTGTTCATACTCGTTATGCACATATGGCACCACGCCCCGCACGGCGAAGCCCACGCGGACAGCCTCAGCAAAGAGGACAGGCTCTATCAGGAAATGCTTGAAGGCGTGGACGCCAAGAACGCAGGGCTCGCGTACAAGGATATAAGCCAGATCCACAAGCTGTATGATTTCCACAAAACTGAGGCGAAAGCTGTTACTGACAGCCGCAACCTCTGTGTTTCCTGCCACGGGGACGTACCCCATGACAAGAAAAAGGAGATCCGAGCCTTCCTTAATATGCACGCTTACTTTATGGCATGCGAAACCTGCCATATAAAAAGCGAAACCCCGGGCGACCATAAATACGTTTGGTACGACAAGGTCACCGGAGACGAAAAATCCAGCATTGACACAGGCTTCTTCCTCAAAGACACCCCCTACAAGCTCATGCCCCTCAACAGAGGCGGTGAAGAGCCCAGAGTGTTCGACACCAAGCCTATGATCAAATATGTCGGCGAGTTCAAAAGCAAAGTCGGAGAAATGGTTCCCGCTGCGAAAAGCGCTTCGCTCAAAGTAATTCACAGACCCATGAGCACGCTTGAGGATTCAGTCAAATGCAACGAATGCCACAACCCCAATGTCAACGACTCTTATCTTCCGCTTAAGGAAATAGGCTACACCGACAGAAGGATGGCGCAGATAGTCGGAAACGAAGTTGCGGGAATGATCGACAGGTACAAGGAATTTTACATACCTAACTTCCTGAAACCCAGTGAGGAAAACTAA
- a CDS encoding formate dehydrogenase subunit gamma: protein MKGLPLVKIKNGERHYLKLTQNQRVQHLFIMVTFILLVATGFPLKFHFYPWAKPMIELFGGLHVTRFIHRVCGVIMVGQFFYHWYYLFKNMALNYIIPAKKTGTFSWGEFGRFVYYSPMCPRKKDAQDIAAFIKYALFISDDMPKHERFHWREKFDYWAVFWGIPVLGLTGLFLWFPVWATTFIPGWAVNISYIAHSDEAMLAVSVIFIWHMYNAHVNYDKFPMSPLFLTGYLPEHLMKHEYYMEWARINRIVEKDPSRLLDLDKEKEAEMLTNQEKVELIREQIEFMKESTTGGKYNRGGSHHE, encoded by the coding sequence ATGAAAGGATTACCATTAGTTAAAATAAAAAACGGCGAAAGACACTACCTGAAACTCACTCAGAACCAGAGGGTTCAGCACCTGTTTATCATGGTTACGTTCATTCTCCTCGTGGCTACGGGCTTTCCGCTGAAGTTCCATTTCTATCCTTGGGCGAAACCCATGATAGAGCTGTTCGGCGGTCTGCATGTCACAAGGTTCATCCACAGGGTATGCGGCGTAATCATGGTGGGTCAGTTCTTCTACCACTGGTACTATCTGTTTAAGAACATGGCTCTCAACTACATAATACCGGCGAAGAAGACCGGAACCTTCTCATGGGGCGAGTTCGGACGCTTCGTCTATTACTCACCCATGTGCCCCCGCAAGAAGGACGCGCAGGATATAGCGGCGTTCATAAAATACGCCCTCTTCATAAGCGACGACATGCCCAAGCATGAGAGATTCCACTGGAGAGAAAAGTTCGATTACTGGGCGGTTTTCTGGGGTATTCCCGTTCTCGGGCTCACGGGTCTTTTCCTGTGGTTTCCCGTGTGGGCGACAACATTCATACCCGGCTGGGCTGTAAACATAAGCTACATTGCCCACTCTGACGAGGCTATGCTCGCCGTCAGCGTTATATTCATCTGGCACATGTACAACGCCCACGTAAACTACGACAAATTCCCCATGTCTCCCCTCTTCCTGACAGGCTATCTGCCGGAGCACCTCATGAAGCATGAGTACTACATGGAGTGGGCGAGGATAAACCGCATAGTTGAGAAAGATCCTTCACGCCTTCTTGACCTTGACAAGGAGAAAGAAGCCGAAATGCTTACCAATCAGGAAAAAGTTGAGCTCATAAGAGAACAGATCGAGTTTATGAAGGAAAGCACCACCGGCGGCAAATACAACAGGGGAGGTTCTCACCATGAGTAA
- a CDS encoding cytochrome C, with amino-acid sequence MMRIFFLFTIMAAGILLGTLSAHAASIVPDDENCMMCHKYPGLSRVSDEGYLRQFYVDSDRYTHSVHTKVKCSGCHTDIKEIPHKEAKIVDCAAECHITMGDSAKPFSHSKIVEELKGSIHNVDNEHVNARIAEDFPTCTDCHSNPTYRFITDDVRSVHDARSQDKIFQKCSVCHDQDPSYKHYFNHVTHRIKNLSASEDVVKTCSKCHSRDDMAEKHKLKNAASTYLDTFHGKAVEFGMENAPTCIDCHVRDGQSVHKILSHKSPDSATYVENRYKSCEGEGCHANTTREFGLIRMHVVIDKDLYPIEFWVALAFTVLTLGVFFMLQGLMILELIRIMFPKLSFRRKRNG; translated from the coding sequence ATGATGAGAATATTTTTCTTATTTACCATCATGGCTGCCGGCATTCTGCTCGGTACGCTTTCCGCACATGCTGCGTCCATAGTTCCGGACGATGAAAACTGCATGATGTGTCACAAGTATCCGGGACTCAGCAGGGTCAGCGATGAAGGATATTTAAGGCAGTTCTACGTGGATTCCGACAGGTATACCCATTCCGTTCACACTAAGGTCAAGTGTTCGGGTTGTCACACAGACATCAAGGAGATACCCCATAAGGAAGCCAAAATCGTTGACTGCGCCGCCGAATGCCACATAACAATGGGCGATTCGGCAAAGCCCTTCTCCCACAGCAAAATTGTGGAAGAGCTCAAAGGCAGTATTCACAATGTCGATAACGAACATGTGAACGCCCGCATAGCAGAGGATTTCCCAACCTGTACAGACTGTCACAGCAACCCGACTTACCGTTTCATCACCGATGACGTAAGAAGCGTGCACGATGCCAGAAGTCAGGACAAAATCTTCCAGAAATGCAGCGTCTGCCACGATCAGGATCCTTCCTACAAACACTACTTCAACCACGTTACCCACAGGATCAAGAATCTCTCCGCCAGCGAGGATGTTGTTAAAACATGCAGCAAGTGTCACTCAAGGGACGACATGGCGGAAAAGCACAAGCTGAAAAACGCGGCAAGCACTTACCTTGACACCTTCCACGGCAAGGCTGTCGAGTTCGGCATGGAAAACGCGCCGACATGTATCGACTGCCACGTGAGAGACGGACAGTCCGTTCACAAGATCCTCAGCCACAAGAGCCCCGACAGCGCCACTTATGTTGAGAACAGGTACAAATCCTGCGAAGGCGAGGGATGCCACGCCAACACAACAAGGGAGTTCGGGCTGATCAGAATGCACGTTGTAATCGACAAAGACCTCTACCCTATCGAGTTCTGGGTTGCTCTTGCGTTCACCGTACTCACCCTCGGAGTGTTTTTCATGCTGCAGGGTCTTATGATTCTTGAGCTCATCAGGATAATGTTCCCGAAACTGAGCTTCAGACGTAAGAGAAACGGTTAA
- a CDS encoding RluA family pseudouridine synthase, with product MKLDILYSDNHVLAVNKPAGLSTQVSNEHKESLEEYAREWVKREFGKPGNVFLHTVHRLDRPVSGVVLFARTDKALSRLNASMREKKAEKIYFAVIQGNPPYESGTLVHHHSHGNFKAKITQNPHKDSKIAVLEYERTAKMNGLSLLRIRLETGRYHQIRAQLAFIGSPIAGDTKYGSKIKSENDSIALHHREMSFAHPTLGTEISVTADIPSFYPWNILRESLRL from the coding sequence ATGAAATTAGACATACTATACAGCGACAATCATGTTCTTGCGGTAAACAAGCCTGCGGGCTTAAGCACTCAGGTATCCAACGAGCACAAGGAGAGTCTTGAGGAATATGCCCGTGAGTGGGTTAAGCGTGAGTTCGGCAAGCCGGGGAACGTGTTTCTCCACACTGTCCACAGGCTGGACAGACCCGTAAGCGGCGTTGTGCTTTTCGCGCGGACTGACAAGGCGCTCTCCCGCCTGAACGCTTCCATGAGAGAGAAAAAGGCTGAGAAGATATACTTCGCAGTGATTCAGGGCAATCCTCCCTATGAGAGCGGAACCCTTGTACACCACCATTCCCACGGAAATTTCAAGGCAAAGATAACGCAGAATCCCCATAAGGATTCCAAGATTGCCGTTTTGGAGTATGAGCGCACAGCCAAAATGAACGGGCTCTCACTGCTCAGAATACGCCTTGAAACAGGAAGATACCATCAAATCCGCGCCCAGCTTGCCTTCATAGGTTCTCCCATTGCCGGAGACACGAAGTACGGCAGCAAAATAAAATCCGAAAACGATTCCATAGCCCTGCATCACAGGGAAATGAGCTTCGCACACCCTACCCTCGGAACAGAAATCTCGGTCACTGCGGATATACCGTCCTTTTATCCTTGGAACATCCTCAGGGAATCGCTCCGCCTCTAA
- a CDS encoding class I SAM-dependent methyltransferase codes for MNPSGSYSVLDSGNGRKLEKVGSFILDRPCAQAVWSKSLPENEWKNVHAIFSREGGSSWSYRKTLPKEWVIEIDGLKFYISPTDFGHLGVFPEHRSSWSFMTDLIKGSGKKLKVLNLFAYSGAATLAACSAGAEVTHVDASQKINDLAKRNILLNGLDPSKAKWITDDVIKYLKREEKRGSVYDGIILDPPSFGRGSKGEVFKIDTHLPEIIKLCRSVMNENPSFIILTCHTPGYTPLTLKNILLQAMKGRSGEIETMELTLDKGESPLPVPAGYFAAWKRR; via the coding sequence ATGAATCCCTCAGGTTCCTACTCTGTTCTGGACAGCGGAAACGGAAGAAAGCTGGAAAAGGTCGGCAGCTTCATACTTGACAGACCCTGCGCTCAGGCTGTATGGAGCAAGTCCCTCCCGGAAAACGAATGGAAAAACGTTCATGCCATATTCTCCAGAGAGGGCGGCAGCAGCTGGTCATACAGGAAAACCCTCCCAAAAGAATGGGTTATAGAAATAGACGGGCTCAAATTTTATATAAGCCCCACAGACTTCGGACATCTCGGAGTATTCCCCGAGCACAGGTCTTCATGGAGCTTCATGACCGATCTGATAAAAGGCTCCGGTAAAAAGCTTAAGGTACTCAATCTCTTCGCTTATTCGGGCGCGGCAACCCTAGCGGCGTGCAGTGCGGGAGCGGAAGTAACCCACGTTGACGCTTCACAGAAGATAAATGATCTCGCTAAACGCAATATTCTGCTCAACGGGCTTGATCCGTCTAAAGCAAAATGGATCACCGATGACGTAATTAAGTACCTGAAGCGTGAGGAAAAGCGCGGCTCAGTCTATGACGGCATAATACTCGATCCCCCAAGCTTCGGCAGAGGAAGCAAGGGTGAAGTATTCAAAATAGACACGCATCTGCCGGAGATAATAAAACTCTGCCGCAGCGTGATGAACGAAAACCCGTCGTTCATAATACTCACATGCCACACCCCGGGCTACACGCCGCTTACTCTGAAAAACATCCTGCTTCAGGCGATGAAGGGCAGAAGCGGCGAGATCGAAACAATGGAACTGACACTGGATAAAGGCGAAAGCCCGCTGCCCGTACCCGCGGGCTACTTCGCCGCATGGAAGCGGAGATAA
- a CDS encoding response regulator transcription factor codes for MRLLLIEDDSDLAENVIDYFEMQGWSVDYAITGEAGLQFAQENHYDALILDINLPGINGFEVCRLLRRKLRLNMPVIMLTARTMLNDKLDGFESGTDDYLPKPFELAELKVRLEAAVRRTKHSVAGVFEVGGLSLDPENGCVTRGGKIIDLPGVCFTILRKLMEAHPGIVSKEELEYAIWKDQPPQTNALKAHFYTLRQLVDKPFDKELLHTVRGRGYKIAEEVPEEPDAV; via the coding sequence ATGAGATTGCTGTTGATTGAAGACGATTCGGATCTTGCGGAAAACGTAATCGATTATTTTGAAATGCAGGGCTGGAGTGTTGACTACGCAATAACAGGAGAAGCGGGTTTGCAGTTTGCGCAGGAAAATCACTATGATGCGCTTATACTGGACATTAACCTTCCCGGCATAAACGGTTTTGAGGTATGCAGGCTGCTGAGGCGGAAGCTGCGTCTGAATATGCCTGTTATAATGCTTACTGCCAGAACCATGCTTAATGACAAGCTGGACGGTTTTGAGTCCGGAACGGACGACTATCTGCCGAAGCCTTTTGAGCTGGCAGAGCTTAAAGTGCGTCTGGAAGCGGCAGTGAGAAGAACGAAGCACAGTGTCGCGGGCGTTTTTGAAGTGGGCGGGCTCAGTCTTGACCCCGAGAACGGCTGTGTAACGAGAGGCGGGAAAATAATAGACCTCCCCGGAGTCTGTTTCACCATTCTGCGCAAGCTCATGGAAGCCCACCCGGGCATAGTTTCCAAAGAGGAGCTTGAATACGCTATCTGGAAGGATCAGCCGCCTCAGACAAACGCTCTGAAGGCGCATTTCTACACCTTGCGCCAGCTTGTTGACAAACCTTTTGATAAAGAACTTCTTCACACAGTAAGAGGCAGAGGATACAAAATAGCAGAAGAGGTTCCTGAGGAGCCGGATGCGGTTTAA
- a CDS encoding sensor histidine kinase: MRFKTGLRSRIILVFISFSLLLGSLIVLGVIVSTQISETRSKQRTIKMEAEYYLRSHMSTFAAPTSNSFFMPKPSSPFINVYYGEELLPEWAKNDLTRVPPGEYSRTSNQQKYHIIIRNLPDGERFYMLYNVTRLDASRESLSSLRVTILGVLMPIMVFGFVMGLITAHKVINPLVTLADYIKERGTGSPLPDDFVNNYGDDEIGFLAVTLKNSLDELHASVAREAAFARDASHELRTPVTTIKGALELLENSSAVDDEKLARIVGRIQRATAKMEHLIKSFLWLSRYETIGEFDFEEADTLSVVNETVQEHMYLIRDKSVKVEVEELYPQKLPVAPQVMSILVSNLLRNAFTYTQTGKVTIIIREKCLTVKDTGMGISTAQLSLLRKNSGKYHAEGFGFGVAIVRRLCFSLGWSFLIESEKDKGTAVTLCYNQKEDCGCDTKVAAVEEGL, from the coding sequence ATGCGGTTTAAAACCGGTCTGCGAAGCAGGATAATTCTTGTTTTTATAAGCTTCAGCCTTCTTCTCGGTTCACTTATAGTTCTGGGTGTCATAGTTTCGACACAGATAAGCGAAACCAGATCAAAGCAGAGGACAATCAAGATGGAGGCGGAGTATTATCTCCGCAGCCATATGTCTACGTTCGCCGCCCCTACCTCAAACTCTTTTTTCATGCCGAAGCCTTCTTCGCCGTTTATAAACGTTTATTACGGTGAAGAGCTGCTTCCCGAATGGGCAAAAAACGATCTTACACGGGTTCCGCCCGGTGAGTATTCGAGAACCAGCAACCAGCAGAAGTATCATATCATCATCCGGAACCTGCCGGACGGTGAAAGATTTTATATGCTGTACAATGTAACAAGGCTGGACGCCAGCAGGGAATCCCTGAGCTCTCTGAGGGTTACCATACTCGGTGTGCTCATGCCCATAATGGTTTTCGGGTTTGTGATGGGGCTGATAACGGCTCATAAGGTTATCAATCCGCTGGTTACTCTAGCGGACTATATAAAAGAAAGAGGCACGGGCTCCCCCCTGCCGGATGATTTTGTTAATAATTACGGTGACGACGAGATAGGTTTTCTTGCTGTCACACTGAAAAACTCCCTTGATGAGCTGCACGCGTCCGTTGCCAGAGAAGCCGCCTTCGCCAGAGACGCGTCCCATGAGCTCCGTACGCCCGTTACCACGATCAAGGGTGCGCTTGAGCTTCTGGAAAACTCAAGCGCTGTGGATGACGAAAAGCTGGCGCGTATAGTCGGGCGCATACAGAGGGCGACAGCGAAGATGGAGCATCTGATCAAGTCCTTCCTCTGGCTTTCCAGATACGAAACCATAGGCGAGTTTGACTTTGAGGAAGCGGATACTCTCTCCGTGGTCAACGAAACGGTTCAGGAGCACATGTACCTTATAAGAGATAAGTCTGTTAAGGTTGAGGTGGAGGAGCTGTACCCGCAGAAGCTCCCCGTTGCGCCGCAGGTCATGAGTATACTGGTATCAAATCTTCTGAGAAACGCCTTCACCTATACCCAGACAGGTAAGGTGACGATTATCATAAGAGAGAAATGTCTCACCGTGAAAGACACGGGAATGGGCATAAGCACAGCGCAGCTCAGCCTTTTGCGGAAAAACTCCGGCAAGTACCATGCCGAGGGCTTCGGATTCGGTGTAGCCATTGTAAGACGCCTGTGTTTCAGCTTGGGCTGGAGCTTTCTCATAGAATCTGAAAAGGACAAAGGTACAGCAGTTACCCTTTGCTACAACCAGAAAGAAGACTGCGGATGCGATACTAAAGTCGCCGCCGTTGAAGAAGGGTTGTAG
- a CDS encoding molybdopterin-dependent oxidoreductase, producing the protein MNGYDGISRRDLLKMGLFSSAFMLGGAYDELFAMTSPSGAVKIPHATHFGALKAVVSGGRFMGSEPHENDYAPTSMLYSLPEYVHSQNRIKYPCVRKSFLAGQRNTALRGCEDFVRVDWKTALDLVAKILRDVKDNYGNESIYRPSFAGWSHPGVIGRPDILQGRFFGLHGGFTDTIGDYSAGAATHILPHVMGGLEIYSYQTTYEMIAKHTKTMVLWGSDPFKTFRISYSVPDHARIEWFVNMKNAGMKFISIDPVYTETAKFMDAEWIPIKPNTDVAMIMAICFELFVSGEYDKSFLEKYTVGFDIFRNYLTGKNDGVRKNPEWAEKICGISSGTIRRLATEFRKTGTLLTSHYGCQRADNGEQFHWALITLACMLGQVGTPGGGYHFGNGGLAYSGKVMPRRMSQGRNPARTVIPASRIGEMLLNPGRTIDFNGNKITYPKISMLHNMGSNIMTQHPNTNELLEGMRGVENIITHEIVWNATAVYSDIVLPVTSTFERNDITYGDPYSNTRIWAMKQVIPPLFEAKDDYWILSELAKRLGFEKDFTEGRSQMDWIRWSYSNVETNMPFEQFWRQGFLEFKVPSKNKSFARLADFRKNPQASPLFTPSGKIEIFSEKVASFGYDDCPGHPTWIEPKEWLGAELAKKHKYHLLSIHPKHRLHSQMDNISLKEQYKVKGREPVVLHPDDARDLGIREGELVEVYNDRGAIICGAQISTTMRRYVVRVDEGAWYSPEEPCGIGARCLGGNVNVLTPSRPTSKLAQACAAHSCLVSLRKVQGKIKNNEAYKNPVVITEE; encoded by the coding sequence ATGAACGGTTATGACGGAATAAGCAGAAGGGACCTGCTGAAGATGGGTCTTTTTTCTTCCGCCTTTATGCTTGGAGGCGCTTATGACGAGCTTTTCGCTATGACAAGCCCGTCCGGTGCGGTGAAGATCCCCCATGCCACGCACTTCGGAGCCCTTAAGGCTGTGGTTTCCGGCGGCAGGTTTATGGGTTCCGAACCGCACGAAAACGACTACGCGCCGACTTCAATGCTTTACAGTCTGCCGGAATACGTGCATTCCCAAAACAGGATAAAATATCCCTGTGTGAGAAAAAGCTTTCTTGCCGGACAGCGGAATACGGCTCTTCGCGGCTGTGAGGATTTTGTCAGGGTGGACTGGAAAACAGCACTTGACCTTGTCGCCAAAATACTCAGGGATGTTAAGGATAATTACGGTAACGAATCCATATACCGCCCGTCCTTCGCCGGATGGTCTCACCCGGGTGTAATAGGAAGACCTGATATATTGCAGGGGAGATTTTTCGGACTGCACGGCGGTTTTACGGATACGATAGGCGATTACTCCGCAGGGGCGGCGACCCATATCCTTCCCCACGTAATGGGCGGACTTGAGATATACAGCTACCAGACAACCTACGAAATGATAGCCAAGCATACCAAGACAATGGTGCTCTGGGGCTCGGATCCCTTCAAAACATTCAGAATAAGCTACTCCGTGCCGGATCATGCCCGTATCGAGTGGTTTGTGAATATGAAAAACGCCGGAATGAAATTTATCAGCATAGATCCCGTTTACACTGAGACGGCTAAGTTTATGGACGCCGAATGGATTCCCATAAAGCCCAATACCGATGTGGCGATGATAATGGCTATCTGCTTTGAGCTTTTTGTGAGCGGAGAGTACGACAAGTCATTTCTGGAAAAGTATACTGTCGGGTTCGATATTTTCAGAAACTATCTTACCGGAAAGAATGATGGAGTGCGCAAAAATCCAGAATGGGCGGAAAAAATATGCGGCATAAGCTCCGGAACAATAAGGCGGCTTGCCACGGAGTTCCGCAAGACCGGAACCCTGCTGACCAGCCACTACGGCTGCCAGCGCGCCGACAACGGAGAGCAGTTTCACTGGGCGCTTATAACCCTTGCCTGTATGCTGGGACAGGTGGGAACTCCGGGCGGGGGCTATCACTTCGGCAACGGCGGACTAGCTTACTCCGGCAAGGTTATGCCGCGCAGAATGTCGCAGGGGAGAAACCCTGCCAGAACAGTTATACCGGCGTCCCGGATAGGAGAGATGCTTCTTAACCCGGGAAGAACCATTGATTTCAACGGAAACAAGATCACTTATCCTAAAATTTCCATGCTCCACAATATGGGCTCCAATATAATGACTCAGCATCCCAACACAAACGAACTGCTTGAGGGGATGCGCGGGGTGGAGAACATAATCACTCATGAAATCGTTTGGAATGCCACGGCGGTGTATTCCGACATTGTTCTTCCCGTTACCTCAACATTTGAGCGAAACGACATAACATACGGAGATCCGTACTCAAATACACGCATATGGGCGATGAAGCAGGTTATTCCTCCTCTGTTTGAGGCTAAGGACGATTACTGGATACTTTCCGAACTCGCCAAGCGTCTTGGATTTGAGAAGGATTTTACTGAGGGAAGAAGCCAGATGGACTGGATACGCTGGAGCTATTCCAACGTGGAAACCAATATGCCCTTTGAACAGTTCTGGAGACAGGGGTTCCTTGAGTTTAAGGTTCCGTCAAAAAATAAAAGCTTTGCCAGGCTTGCCGACTTCCGCAAGAATCCGCAGGCTTCGCCTCTGTTCACTCCTTCGGGCAAAATAGAGATCTTCTCCGAAAAGGTGGCGAGCTTCGGCTATGACGACTGTCCGGGACATCCCACATGGATAGAGCCGAAGGAATGGCTGGGAGCCGAGCTGGCTAAAAAGCATAAGTATCATCTCCTGTCCATTCATCCTAAGCACAGGCTGCACTCACAGATGGACAACATATCTCTGAAGGAGCAGTACAAGGTCAAGGGGCGTGAGCCGGTGGTGCTCCACCCTGACGACGCCCGGGATCTGGGCATAAGGGAAGGGGAGCTTGTTGAGGTCTACAACGACAGAGGCGCTATAATCTGCGGAGCGCAGATAAGCACCACCATGCGCAGATATGTTGTGAGAGTGGATGAGGGTGCGTGGTATTCGCCGGAGGAACCTTGCGGAATCGGAGCCAGATGCCTTGGCGGAAACGTGAATGTGCTTACTCCGTCCAGACCCACATCAAAACTCGCTCAGGCGTGTGCTGCCCACAGCTGCCTTGTGTCTTTAAGAAAAGTTCAGGGAAAGATAAAAAATAACGAGGCGTACAAAAATCCGGTTGTAATAACGGAAGAATAA